In Oncorhynchus masou masou isolate Uvic2021 chromosome 11, UVic_Omas_1.1, whole genome shotgun sequence, the genomic stretch AtccatgtaatcatattcattgtgatctaaaaaGTTCAAACGGATCCTAAATCAGCACCGTTAACTTTGAGACGCTTGACACGCCCACTGTTATGGTTGAGAGACAGACATGAACTATAGGACTTACCATACGATGAGCCGTTCACCTGTTTAGACAGCAGAGCCCGGATGGTTGGCATGGGAATCAGAGCGAACAGGGTCAGGGCTCGAGCTGAAACAAAAATGTGAGGAAGGGtgtcaatacaaaaacaattcaGGTGAAGAATTACAGACAAGATCAGGTGACCATTCCAGCAGAATATGTTTAGTGTCTATTGTGTCCTAGTCTATTCAGCCTCCAGGGTACCTCTCCCTGTAGTAACTACCTCTCCCTGTAGTAACTACCTCTCCCTGTAGTAACTACCTCTCCCTGTAGTAACtacctccctcacacacacacactaccctacctccccacacacacacacacacacacacacacacacacacacacacacacacacacacacacacacacacacacacacacacacacacacacacacacacacacacacacactaccccccctacacacacacacatacacacacacacacacacacacacacaataccctaccTCCCCTTCCACACACTACCCTacctcccctccacacacacacacacacacacacacacacacacacacacacacacacacacacacacacacactaccctacctccccctccacacacacacacacacacacacacacacacacacacacacacacacacacacacacacacacacacacacacacacacacacacacacacacacacacacacacacacacacacacacacacactaccctacctccctccacacacacacacacacacacacacacacacacacacacacacacacaccctccctcccctccacaccATTGATCTACACAACCTGTAAACCCTGTCAGAAACGAGAAGCCGAAACGTAGAGGAGGATGTCTGATTTAGTATATTTAAAAAGACAGCGTCACCTTGTTTATTTAAAAACAAGTCTTATCTTCTCACTGCTGCAGTAAAGTCACCCCACACCATGCTACATTGTGTTGGCCTGGAACTCCATTTAGTTTAGCCAGTCTCCTTCCTCATTCCAACTCAATGACAGAGTTACTGCAGGCGGAGacgtccctgcctgcctgcctgcctgaatACTGTACTAAATGTAATTGGCTACTGTAAATACATGTAATTACACTCTGATAAGGGCACTGTAAATAAAACATATTATTATCTTACCCAGATAGAACATGTACGTTGCCGTGACGAAGGCCATGAAGTAGATGCCGGCAGCGAAGGACACCATGCCGATGATGATGAGGGTGACGTCACTCACCCATCTGGACATTACCATGACACCCAGGAAGCTCGTCAGGAAGACCACGAACCCGGCGGCGTTACCGTAACCTACCTGTTGATGTGTTTTGGTTTAACCAGAGCCCGATATTGCAAGAGTTAATTCTCACAAGTCACAACTCTGAAATAAGGTTTCTGTCCTAGATCTTTGTTTTGTGCTATCATTCCAACCCTTTGTCTAACATGTTTGGCATGACAGGGCAAGGAGTGGCATGATGGCACAAGCAGACTGGTAAAACCAGGCTACAAAATGCACATCTTGTTTGATTTAATCAGGACTAAtcatgtaatatatatatatatatattacaccaaaataaaatatatttgaatgtACCTGTGTAGCACTCCAGTTCAGGGGCTCCTTCATCTCAAAGGTCACCAGTATCTCCATCCCACCTCCGACGGCCACGTCATATAAAATACCGCTCGCGAAGAGAAGCAGAATGTTCAATATATTCCTGGAATTTCGCTCAGTGAAGAAGCCATTGGGCTCGTGCGCGCTTGTCGAGACACTTGGCATTAGAAAGAAGAAGGTTGTGTAGATAAGACACAAAAAGTAGAGGAAAACACTCAGGCTCACTAACAGAGTCCCCTGTTTAAAATCCACACTGTACAACTGGAAGAGGTGCCCGGACGCTAGACTACCCATGAGACCGGCTACTCCGTAGACCAGTTCGATATGCATCATGTGGAGAGAGCGGTCCTCCTCGGTGGAGGTGAGCGACACCAGGGCCATGACCCCGGCCCAGTAGGAGCAGAACCCGCCGCTGAGTCCGTGGACCACCACCCCGCCGAACATAGCCTGTATCGGGAGATCCATCACTATGACCAGGAGCAGGACCACTCTGGAGACCAGGTAGCCCACCAGAGGGATCACGATGGGGATCTTCCGGTACCCCAGGTCCCCTACcttggatggatgaatgaatgaattgtaTTAGACATATTTAATGACACACACAAAGTTGCCATTTAAGTACGACAATAGGCTATATAAAAAAAACGATCCAGGAGTAAAACAATGTATCGATTTACCTTGGCTAATAGAATAGCGGGTAGGATCGGTACGAATTTGGCCAGCATATTATATATCATGTAGAAGTTGGACATAGCTTTCTGCCGGCTGTCTTCGGTGGGGGTGGGAGAGAGCGCGTCGGTCATGTTGGCGCATCTCTCCTTGACCACCATCTGCAAACCGGTGTCGAAAAACGCGCTGGCTATTTGGGCACATAAAACCACCGGCTCGATGCGTTTACGCATTTTCCCGAATGACAACATGATTAGTCCCGATAGAAACCGACAGGCAGACTATAAAAAAGAAATGGAGAGAGTACACTCCCAACGCCTAAACTAACCAAGGACTGTCACCTGTCCATGTCTGGGTGACTGTAGACATTTGCGCTTTACTGATCACGACATACCCTATCCAATACCCATTCATGTCTAGTTCCGTGTTTCAAACGGAGCCATGAGCTCACATAGTAGATTATGTACGTACATGATGACAAAAGACTGGGTGGGACTGGGAGTGGTACGACAGCTTCTTAGGGAAGTTGGCTCAGAACAAATATTAAAACAAGCCTAACTGCACAGTGTTAATTTTGGCATTCGTTTTTGTGATATAGTCTAGTCTTGGTCATTTTGACAAAAATATAATTCAATCACATGTTTTATCATTTGAATAATGACCAGTGGAGGAAAAAGTACCAGACTTGATTAAAAGTAtaaataccttaatagaaagttactgaagtaaaagtgaaagtcacccagtaaaatactacttgagtaaaattatttggttttaaatatccttaagtatcaaaagtaaaagtttgAATACTTTCATATTCCTTGTATTAAGTAAACAACACGGCCCCatttgtatttgatttatttattgaaGGATAGCCAGggactccaacactcaggcatcaTTTACAAACATAGCATTTGTGttgagtgagtcctccagatcagaggcagtagggatgaccagggatgttctctgtttagtgagtcctccagatcagaggcagtagggatgaccagggatgttctctgtttagtgaggcctccagaacagagacagtagggatgaccagggatgttctctgtttagtgagtcctccagatcagaggcagtagggatgaccagggatgttctctgtttagtgagtcctccagatcagaggcagtagggatgaccagggatgttctctgtttagtgaggcctccagatcagagacagtagggatgaccagggatgttctctgtttagtgaggcctccagatcagaggctgtagggatgaccaaggatgttctctgtttagtgagtcctccagatcagaggcagtagggatgaccagggatgttctctgtttagtgagtcctccagatcagaggcagtagggatgaccagggatgttcacctttatttaaccaggtaggctagttgagaacacctttatttaaccaggtaggccagttgagaacacctttatttaaccaggtagaccagttgagaacacctttatttaaccaggtaggctagttgagaacacctttatttaaccagggaggctagttgagaacacctttatttaaccaggtaggctagttgagaacacctttatttaaccaggtagactagttgagaacacctttaaataaccaggtaggctagttgagaacacctttatttaaccaggtaggctagttgagaacacctttatgtaaccaggtaggccagttgagaacacctttatttaaccaggtaggctatttgagaacacctttatttaaccaggtaggctatttgagaacacctttatttaaccaggtaggctagttgagaacacctttatgtaaccaggtaggccagttgagaacacctttatttaaccaggtaggctatttgagaacacctttatttaaccaggtaggctatttgagaacacctttatttaaccaggtaggccagttgagaacacctttatttaaccaggtaggccagttgagaacacctttatttaaccaggtaggccagttgagaacacctttatttaaccaggtaggctagttgagaacacctttatttaaccaggtaggctagttgagaacacctttatttaaccaggtaggctagttgagaacacctttatttaaccaggtaggctatttgaacacattctcatttacaactgcgacctgataAAGATAATACCTATCAGAtgtatattaccctacaccctgaggcactagtagtaccctcaacatattaccctacaccctgaggcactagtaataccctcaacatattaccctacaccctgaggcactagtagtaccctcaacatattaccctacaccctgaggcactagtagtaccctcaacatattaccctacaccctgaggcactagtagtaccctcaacatattaccctacaccctgaggcactagtaataccctcaacatattaccctacaccctgaggcactagtagtaccctcaacatattaccctacaccctgaggaactagtagtaccctcaacatattacccctacaccctgaggaactagtagtaccctcaacatattaccctacaccctgaggaacagTAGTACCCTGAGGCAcgagtagtaccctcaacatattaccctacaccctgaggcactagtagtaccctcaacatattaccctacaccctgaggcactagtagtaccctcaacatattaccctacaccctgaggcactagtagtacccctcaacatattaccctacaccctgaggaactagtagtaccctcaacatattaccctacaccctgaggcactagtagtaccctcaacatattaccctacaccctgaggcactagtagtaccctcaacatattaccctacaccctgaggcactagtagtaccctcaatatattaccctacaccctgaggcactagtagtaccctcaacatattaccctacaccctgaggcactagtagtaccctcaacatattaccctacaccctgaggaactagtagtaccctcaacatattaccccaacatacaccctgaggcactagtagtaccctcaacatattacccctacaccctgaggcactagtagtaccctcaacatattaccctacaccctgaggaactagtagtaccctcaacatattaccctacaccctgaggcactagtagtaccctcaacatataccctaccctacaccctgaggcactagtagtaccctcaacatattaccctacaccctgaggcactagtagtaccctcaacatattaccctacaccctgaggaactagtagtaccctcaacatattaccctacaccctgaggaactagtagtaccctcaacatattaccctacaccctgaggcactagtagtaccctcaacatattacccctacaccctgaggaactagtagtaccctcaacatattaccctacaccctgaggaactagtagtaccctcaacatagtagtaccctacaccctgaggcactagtagtaccctcaacatattaccctacaccctgaggcactagtagtaccctcaacatattaccctacaccctgaggaactagtagtaccctcaacatattaccctacaccctgaggaactagtagtaccctcaacatattaccctacaccctgaggcactagtagtaccctcaacatattaccctacaccctgaggcactagtagtaccctcaacatattaccctacaccctgaggcactagtagtaccctcaacatattaccctacaccctgaggcactagtagtaccctcaacatattaccctacaccctgaggcactagtagtaccctcaacatattaccctacaccctgaggcactagtagtaccctcaacatattaccctacaccctgaggcactagtagtaccctcaacatattaccctacaccctgaggaactagtagtaccctcaacatattacccctacaccctgaggaactagtagtaccctcaacatattaccctacaccctgaggcactagtagtaccctcaacatattaccctacaccctgaggcactagtagtaccctcaacatattaccctacaccctgaggcactagtagtaccctcaacatattaccctacaccctgaggcactagtagtaccctcaacatattaccctacaccctgaggcactagtagtaccctcaacatattaccctacaccctgaggaactagtagtaccctcaacatattaccctacaccctgaggcactagtagtaccctcaacatattaccctacaccctgaggaactagtagtaccctcaacatattaccctacaccctgaggcactagtagtaccctcaacatattaccctacaccctgaggactagtagtaccctcaatatattaccctacaccctgaggcactagtagtaccctcaacatattaccctacaccctgaggcactagtagtaccctcaacatattaccctacaccctgaggcactagtagtaccctcaacatattaccctacaccctgaggaactagtagtaccctcaattacacaccctgaggcactagtagtaccctcaacatattacctacaccctgaggaactagtagtaccctcaacatattaccctacaccctgaggcactagtagtaccctcaacatattaccctacaccctgaggcactagtagtaccctcaacatattaccctacaccctgaggtactagtagtaccctcaacatcttacctacaccctgaggcactagtagtaccctcaacatattaccctacaccctgaggaactagtagtaccctcaacatattaccctacaccctgaggcactagtagtaccctcaacatattaccctacaccctgaggtactagtagtaccctcaacatattaccctacaccctgaggcactagtagtaccctcaacatattaccctacaccctgaggcactagtagtaccctcaacatattaccctacaccctgaggactagtagtaccctcaacatattaccctacaccctgaggcactagtagtaccctcgacatattaccctacaccctgaggtactagtagtaccctcaacatattaccctacaccatgaggcactagtagtaccctcaacatattaccctacaccctgaggtactagtagtaccctcaacatattaccctacaccctgaggcactagtagtaccctcaatatattaccctacaccctgaggaactagtagtaccctcaacatattaccctacaccctgaggcactagtagtaccctcaacatattaccctacaccctgaggcactagtagtaccctcaatatATTACTTACACCCtgtacaccctgaggcactagtagtacaacatattaccctacaccctgaggcactagtagtaccctcaacatattaccctacaccctgaggaactagtagtaccctcaacatattaccctacaccctgaggcactagtagtaccctcaacatattaccctacaccctgaggaactagtagtaccctcaacatattaccctacaccctgaggcactagtagtaccctcaacatattaccctacaccctgaggaactagtagtaccctcaacatattaccctacaccctgaggcactagtagtaccctcaacatattaccctacaccctgaggcactagtagtaccctcaacatattaccctacaccctgaggcactagtagtaccctcaacatattaccctacaccctgaggcactagtagtaccctcaacatattaccctacaccctgaggcactagtagtaccctcaacatattaccctacaccctgaggaactagtagtaccctacaccctgaggcactagtagtaccctcaacatattaccctacaccctgaggcactagtagtaccctcaacatattaccctacaccctgaggcactagtagtaccctcaacatattaccctacaccctgaggcactagtagtaccctcaacatattaccctacaccctgaggactagtagtaccctcaacatattaccctacaccctgaggcactagtagtaccctcaacatattaccctacaccctgaggcactagtagtaccctcaacgtagtgaggaactagtagtaccctcaacgtattaccctacaccctgaggcactagtagtaccctcaacgtattaccctacaccctgaggcactagtagtaccctcaacatattaccctacaccctgaggcactagtagtaccctcaatatattaccctacaccctgaggcactagtagtaccctcaacatattaccctacaccctgaggcacgagtagtaccctcaacatattaccctacaccctgaggcactagtagtaccctcaacatattaccctacaccctgaggcactagtagtaccctcaacatattaccctacaccctgaggcactagtagtaccctcaacatattaccctacaccctgaggcactagtagtaccctcaacatattaccctacaccctgaggcactagtagtaccctcaacatattaccctacaccctgaggcactagtagtaccctcaacatattaccctacaccctgaggcactagtagtaccctcaacatattaccctacaccctgaggcactagtagtaccctcaacatattaccctacaccctgaggcactagtagtaccctcaacatatacCCTCACCCTGAGGAACtatagtaccctcaacatattaccctacaccctgaggaactagtagtaccctcaacatattaccctacaccctgaggcactagtagtaccctcaacatattaccctacaccctgaggaactagtagtaccctcaacatattaccctacaccctgaggcactagtagtaccctcaacatattaccctacaccctgaggcactagtagtaccctcaacatattaccctacaccctgaggcactactagtaccctacaccctgaggaactagtagtacctcaacatattaccctacaccctgaggaactagtagtaccctacaacgtattaccctacaccctgaggcactagtagtaccctcaacatattaccctacaccctgaggcactagtagtaccctcaacatattaccctacaccctgaggcactagtagtaccctcaacatattaccctacaccctgaggcactagtagtaccctcaacatattaccctacaccctgaggcactagtagtaccctcaacatattaccctacaccctgaggcactagtagtaccctcaacatattaccctacaccctgaggaactagtagtaccctcaacatattaccctacaccctgaggcactagtagtaccctcaacatattaccctacaccctgaggcactagtagtaccctcaacatattaccctacaccctgaggcactagtagtaccctcaacatattaccctacaccctgaggcactagtagtaccctcaacatattaccctacaccctgaggcactagtagtaccctcaacatattaccctacaccctgaggcactagtagtaccctattacacaccctgaggcactagttaccctctacaccctgaggcactagtagtaccctcaacatattacccctacaccctgaggcactagtagtaccctcaacatattaccctacaccctgaggcactagtagtaccctcaaca encodes the following:
- the LOC135548037 gene encoding solute carrier family 46 member 2-like, producing MLSFGKMRKRIEPVVLCAQIASAFFDTGLQMVVKERCANMTDALSPTPTEDSRQKAMSNFYMIYNMLAKFVPILPAILLAKVGDLGYRKIPIVIPLVGYLVSRVVLLLVIVMDLPIQAMFGGVVVHGLSGGFCSYWAGVMALVSLTSTEEDRSLHMMHIELVYGVAGLMGSLASGHLFQLYSVDFKQGTLLVSLSVFLYFLCLIYTTFFFLMPSVSTSAHEPNGFFTERNSRNILNILLLFASGILYDVAVGGGMEILVTFEMKEPLNWSATQVGYGNAAGFVVFLTSFLGVMVMSRWVSDVTLIIIGMVSFAAGIYFMAFVTATYMFYLARALTLFALIPMPTIRALLSKQVNGSSYGITLISLQLSFKIASLAYTPIYTKVYQATLDWFPGFVFTLSSIITVLATIPVSVVGCRAGRADGYERILGD